tataagttgcgcatctgtgacaaagttgaaaagatgagcttatctgttcgcaatgtatccgtattccatcgtcgtcgtcgtccgaaataaaattaaatcttaactgggttagctgggatcaaaatgtaggtcagcaggtaaaacattgtgaaaactgtagaaaacgttatatcttgcgtctccattcctttgttgttattatacgcccgaaggaacgtattttggtgttcgtctgaccgtctgtctgtctgtgtgcccgccttaggggtcaaaggtcatataaccttgtttcgagtgcgatgtgtaactcttaagGTGcttgaaggattaaaaaaaaaaacttggcacaaatgttcaccacattgagacgacgtgcatagcacatagctcgcttcaaggtaaaggtcacatttagaggttaaaggtcacatgactttgttttgtgtttatgttgctttgcattgcggtgctcttgtttgtatttggcagattctttttttttttttttttttttttgttcacttacagtattttttattgaattacttcccttttatgttactagaaataggttactttgtaactgttttataattagccgtaggtaaaagccgagaccacttttctttggtacaacatggatggttcctgcaaagttaaggtgtattttgacacatctgtacctgttaataattttagtggactaaaagtttttcggggaatttcttccttttgttgtcaatttccttaggacttcaacagtaaagttctttaaattttgctcccatcctctgatatttgactttatcaaaacctttgggggcctccgtggccgagtggttaaggttgctgacttcaaatcacttgcccctcattgatgtgggttcgagctcgTGGCGttaattctccatgtgaggaagccataaagctggcttacggaaggtcggtgtttctacccaggtgcctgctcgtgatgaaataatgcacgaggggtacctggggtcttcctccaccattaaagctggaaagtcgccatatgacctatcatgtgtcggtgcgacgttaaataaaaaaaaattatcaaaaacatttactaacaattctaagttaaaaagagacataactctgtgtcaaaattcaaatcacagttatgaggattgtttttcctggtgtagaattcgatagtaaatagctattttaagtttaaagtcaatagctttgatagtaacagagacatttgactttatcaaaaactttaaccaaaaattctaatttaaaaggggcattattctgtcaaaattcaaatcaaagttataggGATTgattctcccggtgtagactttgatagtaaataaatattttaagtttcaggtcaatagctttggtaataacagatatatttgactttatcaaaaacttcaaccaaaaattctaacttaaaaggggcattattctgtcaaaattcaaatcaaagttatagggattatttttcctggtgtagacatttatagtaaataagtattttaagcttcaagtgaatagctttgatagtaacagagatatttgactttatcaacaattttaaccaaaaattctaagttaaaaaggggcataattctatcaaaattcaaaccagagtaacgcagattgtttttcctggtgtggacttcgatagtaaataattattttaagttttaagtcaatagctttgacagtaacagagatatttgagtttatcaaaaactttaaccataatttttaagttaaaaggggcataattctatcaaaattcaatcacagttatggggattattttttcTGGTGTAGAcgtcgatagtaaataactattctaagttttaagtcaatagctttgatagtaacagagatatttgactttatcaaaacctataaccaaaatgctaaattagaaagaggcataattctgtaaaaattcaatcagagttagggggattgttcttccttgtgtagactttgatagtaaataattaatttaagtttcaagtcaataactttgatagtaacagagatatttgactttatcaaaaattttaaccaacggagacgacgacgccgacgccgaagcgaatgcaatagctctactttttcttcgaaaagtcgagctgaaaaccggcacatccaaattttatttcacctaccgcatagtgatgatataataactcaaaccttattgccgttataaactcttttttcatatcgcgcataatataattaaactatgttgagacggtccccttgaaaaatctatcgccttaggtgtccacagtccacgtagacttaatccgtaaatgtctaatagttGGTGATAGTGCTACGGTCACATCTTCATCTAGGGCCACTTTCACTAGCTCGGATCGTTGGTTTTTCTTGTCAAACGATCCGGATTGATTTCCTGCAATCATCCATAAGAGTATTTAAATTATTCGGGAAACATCCTCTGAGTAAAATCTCGGACGAAACAGTGATACACGATAATGTCAGAGTTACTCGAACGAAATACTATTCTGCGGACCGGTGATTGTATTTGCGgccctttttattttgttttggacAGAGCCGGATGAATcgtcggaaaaaaataaaataaaatttaggagtttcacatttatttttattccgAATTCCGGGAacttaggaccggcgctcccgtaaaacgagaAATCTGGCCTGCTTCAAAAGTTTATCAACTTTAAAAAGACAACTTTCTCCATTTATTGCCCACATTTTACTCCAGTACTTACGAGCACCAGTGGATAGTGTGAAAAGTGATGCACACCTTTCCTTGTGGTTATGGTCTGTTCTTAACTGTAGATAATGGTCGAACAGCTTCTTTTTAATATCATTTGCTGATATTTCACACACCCTGCAATTTTTGAACGCAAATCCAACACCTTTCTGAAACTGACCTAGTCAATTTGAAACTAATGTGTCTCCCGGAACTAATACTAAAGCACTATGAATCTTTTGAAAGACACTGTCAACTTTAATTTACAGGCCTTCACCCGACATTCTGTTTATAACAGAAATCAAATGCCTCAGTAATAAATTCAAACCATTTCCCCTCATATGTGAAGTCTTTGCAATGGCCAACAACTGTATTGAAGAAAGCTTGGACCTGTACTGTGGTAGTATGTTTGCTAGAAGAtagtaaaaaaatgttattttatgtttttttgaaTGTATCCTGGTTGTTATTTTCATGAACGGATACTTAGTTTTCCAAAACCTAGTGTTTTTTACAAACATTGAAGGTTTTGCTGAAAAATGAAACTACAAAAAAtaatttgcagattttttttttgtcacactTTATTTGCTCTAGGCCTTAAACAAATTATACTTTATACCGGCTATTTCAGTTTTAGATTTATACCGCGCAacaaataatgtttctttaatcttttaattgctcatatttaattatttaatgcGAAGAAATATAATCCTACTGCAAAGGAATAAATTGTATAATCATGTCAAATCTAAAGGCACAGACCTCCAGATTCTGGCTAAAAATTGATCTGTCTTTAAAATTGGGTGTATTATGAACATATGATTTCTTGCCTAtcttaaaatgccaaataaaacaacaacaaaaacataccCAAcacgggaatcgaacccgggtcgccGCGCGGTCTTGCAGGATACGTGTCTAAAAGCCGGTAAATATTAAGGCAGTTTACTTCCGATATCCCGGTACAAACGCTTTTCTATTTTGAATGGGAAAATGTGTTTCCATAGCTTATAATCATTCACTTAGGACAAaactgtaattttctgatatctaaaatcattctctctttagctcgcctgtcacgttttgacaagttgagcttttgtgatcgcccttcgtccgtccgtcgtcgtctgtccacactttcttgtgaacacgatagaggccaaattttgcagtcaattttaattaaacatgcacacaacttgtattggcaaaatatctcggttcctttcggaaactggccagatcccatcataggttccagagttatggcctcttaaagggccaaaatttgctagtttggcttgtgaacacgatagagatcacattttataattaatcaaacttgcacacaacttgtattggcataatatctctgttcctttcgaaaactgatcAGATCCCATTTTGGGTTCTAGAGCTATGGctctttaaagggccaaaatttgctattttttgcttgtgaacacgataaagacaaaatgttgcaatcgattttaatcaaacttgcacacaacttttactAGCAATATATCGTCGTGGTCACTTGAAAATGCCGGAACTACACAATTTCGATTTTTCGCTTTTTGCAATTTCCGTAACTACATGCCTTCCCGCGTCGCTCTGTTCGATATTCATCCCAATAGACCAATCAgaagtatgatttttttcaagtTATAGAAATGCCGAATGTTCATTGGTCAACTTTTGAAAAGTGTAAAATGCCGGAATTGCAATAAGTGCAACTCCGGCATATCTATGTTTCTTGGTAAACAATAACAGTCCAAAAATAATACCGGACCGACGAAGTGTGTTTTTAATCAATAATAGATGGGTAATTTGAAAAGTAAgccaattaatttttattttctgttttaatataGTAACTTTAAGCATTTGCATAATGCATCTTTAAATTCATTGCTTTGCTTTAAAAAGACAGAAATCATGTTGAAAATGGAAGCACTGCGTTTGGGTCTAAAACGATGAcaagaaaatttaaacaaatcaatttcTTCGACCGAATTTGTTCATGATTTACGTATGATAACAGATattgaaaacatatatttcagtttcatattttgtaatgaaatatatgtataagttCATAATACTCGTACCCTTATCAGAAATCGATGACGTTAAAAACATGACGTCACACTCGTGACTAGAATGCACTTGGTGCCAATTAAAGTCGTtctaattggaaaaaaatattcttaataaGACCCAGGGGATTTTAACTAATTTATTGCAGTAATGTATAGACAGACTGAAAACATACCCCATATTTGTATACGCAGACTGACTTCATGCCCTGTACTTGTACACGTCGAGTCCATTGGCATAATAATTATTTTGCTGCGGCTTACTACGTTTTTCAAACCCAAGTTaatgttttttcaatgttttttttcaaaaattataacaAGAATCATGCATTGGTCATTTGGCGGGCAAAAGGTCATACTGCTTGTAGGACTGGCACTGTTTTGATATCAAGACTGTGGTTTAGTTTAAAGCTATTTATTTCGCATCGATTGCGGCAAGTTATTCCAGCTTCTTTTAACCACTCTCGATGGTTGCTTCCTGATTCTTAAGCAGTATTCGCACCGAAACAGCCTACGTAGGTTGCGACTGAAGCCGACCTGAGGTTGGTTGGAATCCACCACCTCTGTATCTAGAGGCAGACGCTCTACCAGTATTGCAAATTCTTGATTAGCTTTATGATAGACAAACGATGACGTAACTATCATTAACTGCAGCCATACCTAAATTACAGTGACATCAATACAGTTATTGAATTAAATGGGGGTCTTTTGTTGTGTTTCAGATATTTTGTGAGAGGATGAGATACCCAGACAACTACAATGAGCTATTCTGAATCTGAATATTCTGGAGCTAGCGATACGGAAAGTGACCtagaaacaaacatttgtagCTATAAATGCCATATATGTAATTACAAACCAGATTTTCACACATTTGTATATATACTTGAAAGAATCATTGAAGACGGACCGTATCTTATTCACTTGCCTAATGGACAACTCTGTGAGATGTAAATTTCCAGACTGTGAACGCTATTACCATATCCAGTGTTTGCATGTAACTTTCCCGGATGAAAATCTTAACCATGCACACCTAagtgatataaaagaaaatggcATACATTGTCCAAATTGTGAACCTAGCATGCTAATTATTAATTACTAGCTCAAAATGTCAAGTTTAAAAAGGAAGTTGCCGGTGGCCACTTCACTAATGAATACCGAAGAAGATCTTGCAAAAAAGAAGCACAAATCTACGAGACGAAGGCTAGAAGTAGTTATGGCATTAAAACGAATTCAAGACGAACATAATGCAGCCAATGTGTAtgacacaaacaaatttcatgaagaaaatgAGTGCACAAACGTTATCACGAAATGCAAAGAGAAACTGAAAGCTAAACAATATGAAATAAGTGAAATGAATTGCAAAGAGAAGGAAAATCGTGAAGTGAATTTGAAATGCAAAGTGACTAAAGCATGTGACGCGAATTCGAATTTCAACGGTAATGACAACAATGTTGTGAATTTAAAAGACAATGAGAATGAAATCAATGATGTAAATCTGAATTGTAAAGGAAGTGTAAACAGTGAAGTGAATATGAATTTTGATAAGAATGAAATCAgtgaaatgaatacaaattgtGACCAGAATGAAATCAGTGAAGTGGAACTGAATTGTGATCAGAATGAAATTCATGAAGTGAATTTGAACTGTGACCAGAATGAAATCAATGAATTGAATTTGAATTGTCAGCAAAATGAAATTAGTGAAGTTGATTTCGAAGCTCATGAAACTATTGAAGTGAATCTGAAAGGGGTTGGAAATAGTAAAGTGAATCTGAATAGTGAAGATGATGAAACTGACGCAAACAATAACTATACAGCAAATAATGAGAATGAAGTTGCCATGAATTGTGAagagaaacaaaaagaaattagtGAAGTGAATTTGAATTGCAATGAGAATGAAATCGATGAAGAGAATCTGAATTGTGAAGGGAATGAGAATAGTGACATGAATTTGAATTGTGAGGAAAATGATTATACTGAAGTAAATTTTGAATTCAAAGATATTGAAAATGAGAAAGTAAATTCCAGTTGTAAAGTGAATGAAATCGATGAAGTGAACCTGAATTGTAAAGGGAATGAGAATAGTGACACAAATTTATATTGTGATGAAAATGGAAACAGTGAAGTTTATTTGGTTGTCAAAGAGATTGAGAACAATGATGAAGTAAATTTCAATTGCAAAGTGAATGAAAATAGTGAACTGAAATTTAAAGAGAATGAAATTAACACGAACAATAATCATAAAGTAAATGAGGGTATTGAATCTATCAAGACATGCGAAGAGAAACTTAAATTACACATAATGAACAACATAAAAACAAGGACTTAACTATGATAACAGGGCATAATTATACTATATTTAGTCCAGCTGAAGCATCTGAGTCCGACATAGATTTCAAGATCGATAGTGACAATGATGAAACTTTTTTCACAGAAATTATAGACATAGAGAATCTACTAATTATGATTGAGCCAGTGAATACCCCGGTCAGAGATGAGTTGTTTGATCCAGCTGAATGTTTACATGCAACACGAATTGAAATGGCGACGCCTGAAGATCACGCGGAAACGTTATAAGCAACAGAAAGCATAGATAGAATTATGCAGAAAATTCAAAATACTTCTTTAGATGCAAGTAGCTTTGAAGAATAGTTCTATGACTATAACGATAAAGCGAATGACCCTGATTGGACGCCAGATACAGAAATCGCTTCAGCGAATGGTGTTTCAGAAATGATAGAGCATGAAGAAACAGTCACAACATCTGATCCAACAATGaagacagattttgatgaaaatagaAGAATGAGAATGCAAGGTAAGAGCTCTTGGTTATGGAAAGGCACCTGATGGCAAAATAAGATACTGTATTGAACGTAATGAAAGGGTATTGCAGTCACGGCCATGTGTTGATAGATGTCAAAAGGGCTGGGGAGGTAGAGAGTGTTCAAAAATCGAAGAAAATGCACGAGTGGAATTATTCAATGGCTTTTGGAACAACATGACATGGCCAGAAAGGAGAATGTATGTAACAAATTTAGTTACAAGAACAGaagtcaaaatgaaaacaaaacaagattcTGATGAAAGCAGAAGGAAGTTCTCGTATCAGTATCATATTAAAGTAGCTGGTACGATTCATGTTGTTTGTAAGGCATTGTTTCTGTCAACATTAGGTTTGAAAGGAGACAGTGTATACAATCGGTTGGAACGTAACAATACAAGTGTTGGAATACCGAATTTAAACACGAAAGGGCTGAACAGAAATAGAAAGGACAAAGAAGCCAGAGAAACagcaatgaaatatttaaacgGATTGCCTAAAATGCCTTCCCATTATTGTAGAGCCAGCTCCTCCAAACTTTACTTAGAAACTGAACTTGCAAGTTTAAGAGAATTATATAAACACTATACAGACGTATCAGAAGAAAACAATGAACCGGTGTATGGCAGAACACAGTTCACCAAACTTTTCGACGAGTTGAACTTGGCATTCTATCAACCTCGTAAAGATCAGAGCGACCTTTGCGTTGGCTTTAAGGCAAGCACAGTATCGACTGACGACTACAATCAGCACATCAAAAGAAAAACGGAGGCgcaaaattcaaagaaaactgaCAAAGAAGCGTGTAAAGAGGGCAAGCAGATTGTGCTCACAATGGATCTTCAGAGTCTGTTATTATGCCCAAAGCTTGAAGCCAGTTGCCTATTTTATAAGACAAAATTATGTTGCCACAATTACACCATTTTCGATTTGCACACAAAAGCTGTTACGTGCTATTTCTGGAATGAGACCGCAGCAGACCGGTCTGCGATCACGTTTGCGACATGCATAGTGGATTATCTTGAAAACCTAGATTTAACTGGGATTGAAAAGATTATACTTTATAGCGACGGTTGTACATACCAAAATAGGAATGTAACCTTATCGTGTGCACTTCTGCGATTTGCAGTAACCCATAAGGTTGAATTAGAACAAAAAATCTTGGAGAGGGGTCATACGTATATGGAAGCCGATAGCGTGCATTCGGTAATAggtagaaaaattaaaaacaaagacgCATATGTACCTCAGAGGTATGTTGAACTGATTGAAGATGCAAGAGAAGATGACCAATATAAAGTGAAATACGTTGACCATAGTTTTTTAAGGACTACTCTTAGTTGAAGTATCATACAACAATCAGACCCGGGAGTAGAGCAGGAGATCCAGTTGTAACAGATATCAGAAATCTGAAATACACAGTAAACGGTGAGATAATGTAAAGATTTAACTTAGATCATCTCCAGCAAATCAAAGCAGTCATTCCCAGGGACTACCATGCGTACTACGATGGACTTCCACAATGATGAGTCGTGATCACGCAAAAACATCTACTGACTGTAAGGCATTAACGTTTGACgtcaaatattttgactttcgGACGACTATAAAATTACTGTCTGACTAGTGCTTATTACAACTGAGTTTCAAATGTGTCCTTACAGATTGACAAGACAGTATTGCTTCATCATTGATAGTGtactaatgttaaaatatatcgTAGAGAAACAATTTTTAGAAATAGATGACATTTATCTATGTATATTAGCAAAAGGTATTGAAACTAATGTCAATTTACAAGTTCTAATTTCATGGTTCTAACGTTTCCAATGGTTACACTCTACTCAACTAGGTACATTAACATGTTGTgctatacatgtagttttaactaTTGTCAAATAGTTTTATTGCTAGAATTGATAAGTTGTCATAAAATGACTGCTTTCTGAATTGCTTTTGTAAAGTTTTCCTCAATTAGTTTTACAATTCAATTCATCGAAGTAACGGCTATTGAAGTAAGACTTTAAAATATCTTGCAGAAACTGTTTAAAGTTAATAATAGTTAACAGCAGTGATCAATTGTTAGCCGTTCTAGAACTAAATTTTATGAAGGACTTACgctacattttttaaatttactgttTCTTTCTAGTTAACTGTTTTGACGTAATTGGTAGTTTATTATTGTCAATAAGTCATTTGCAATATTGATGTTTTATCCTTTTCAATGGATAAAAGTACCATATGGCCTATGCAAACAAAGAGTATTTTAGTGTGGTAGAAAATGAGCAGGTAAATGTTTTGAGCACTGTTTTAGTGGTTTTTATGTTAAGGTTCTACGAAAAGTAACGTAATATCCGTTTTATGTTGAAGTTTAAATTGTTTATTCAGTTCGAATAAAAAAGATGAACATTAACATTTTGTgttgatatattatttcaacaagGTTGTGCGTTTGAAGATCATTTCAAATTATACTGTCTCATCAGAAGACTGTTTGTAATTTTCAGTGGCGGAGCGGAGGATCGAACCTGCGACCCCTGGTGACAAGTCTtttgtgttaccactagaccagtGATCCGCTCCTATCGCAGAATCTCTCAGCACAAACTAACCGTGCgcacatgttgttgttgttgttgttagttCACAGTTTTACGTCCCTCCCGCCGCTTTACGAGGACACTTTGGTGTGGACGGAACCGTGCGCACACCCAAACCTTGCATTATTTGACAGGTTTAATGAGTAACAGTTATAGTCGATAATGTAATTGGAAGTTGCAAAAAGgacaaataattgaaaaatgattTACCGATTATTATGTATAATCCCGACCATGAttgtttatgtgagaaagtttgcAGTTTCTTATGGAGAAAATGGATTTAGTACTGGTCTGtaccaggaacgatggttaggtaaactgcccgcctgTAATATGACCGAAATCCTGTTGAAACGgttgttaaacccaacaaaacaagcaTCAACAAATCTTAATTGTTTTCTAGACTGAAAAATGCATTTCCGGCTTtttattgcatttcaattttCCGGAACTGCAAACATAAACAATAAAATGCCGATGTTGCAGTTATCtcggtcaatattattttttttgttacagaagCATAACCCAATTATAAGACATTTTATCTGATGTGAGATCATGCAAAAAAGAGTTTCCTTTTACTTgtattcttcaagaaaaaatgttttttccgtCTCCTGAAAACTTGGTGTTTTGTAGTTCCGGCATTTTTAAGTGACCACGACGATATCTCGGTTTCTTTAGAAacctgaccagatcccatcatgggttcaagagttattcccccttaaagggccaaaatttgctattcttgcttttgcagccatatagattgcatttatagtttgatttgatacaaacttgcaaaatatttttaacaacaatagattttTGATTGCATGATGAAACCGGCAAGTATAGGTTtctcagagttatgggccctaaAAGAGAcagtatttgttaattttaccttgtgaacacaatagaagtgacattttacattcgagtttgaccacacttacacacaagtGACAATAATtcctcggttcctttcaaaaaccggctagatttGGTCATGGGGTctggctacatcttatggggtatatatttctcaattaatttggTTTGCCAGaacgtgtagtcatgtcaagcatttcaatgaacgtaatctatatattacaagtaaacttcttcagcaaggctaccgttattacaaattgcgtaaatattttgctaaattttactatcgtaattctgatttagttttaaaattcaatagtaatttaaagacacttctgcgagaaggtatttctaaacccgtttttttatggggatgtggtttacaaacttcgtaagatcttgggtcatggtaattttccaaatgtatttggtaaaattataaaacgttttattaaaagaggttatgactaaactgttttgagacataccgcgtgtttagtgttcaacccgtttaccattggacactacgcttccctctttgattgtgtctgacggaagagggggaggactctatgataagcagtttttaaatcctaccaggactgaactgttttgatatctgtcttatcaacaaatacattttaactaaatggcagtcctcatggaacaatgcttcgttcaataaacttcgtgaaattaaacctactttaggtgaatggcaccaaggaaatagatctgttcgcagggaggaagttgttctttctcgttgtcgaataggtcatactcggttgactcattcgtatttgctgaacaatgaagatcaacctgaatgtataccatgtcaaacaccacttactattaaacatattttaatcgactgtatagacttcgatccacagcgcaactcgtactataatgttgaatctctaaaagagctgtatgagcaaatttcagccgacaaaattttgcagtttttgaaagaaataggtatatatcataaaatctgaacccttatttgatttttattcaccgcttttatactttttcatgtttgcatttgattttttacactatttatgtatttacgcttttacttcaatggttttatttatgctttgcaatttacgtaatccatttaacattttctcggcgatatatgacctttttgtgtcgattcgccgtaaaacccaactcattcattcattctggcctgtttcgtcgggcccttaagggtgtttctcttgttgctctgtcttctgaaaaggcattgagtccatgcgtttttggttcta
This is a stretch of genomic DNA from Mercenaria mercenaria strain notata chromosome 4, MADL_Memer_1, whole genome shotgun sequence. It encodes these proteins:
- the LOC123552986 gene encoding hybrid signal transduction histidine kinase M-like, which gives rise to MSSLKRKLPVATSLMNTEEDLAKKKHKSTRRRLEVVMALKRIQDEHNAANVYDTNKFHEENECTNVITKCKEKLKAKQYEISEMNCKEKENREVNLKCKVTKACDANSNFNGNDNNVVNLKDNENEINDVNLNCKGSVNSEVNMNFDKNEISEMNTNCDQNEISEVELNCDQNEIHEVNLNCDQNEINELNLNCQQNEISEVDFEAHETIEVNLKGVGNSKVNLNSEDDETDANNNYTANNENEVAMNCEEKQKEISEVNLNCNENEIDEENLNCEGNENSDMNLNCEENDYTEVNFEFKDIENEKVNSSCKVNEIDEVNLNCKGNENSDTNLYCDENGNSEVYLVVKEIENNDEVNFNCKVNENSELKFKENEINTNNNHKVNEGIESIKTCEEKLKLHIMNNIKTRT